The Candidatus Hydrogenedentota bacterium genome segment TGGGTTCGTATGCAACGTATGGTTTGATAGAGGTCTGCCGCTGGGAAAGTAACCGCGGCCAGGCCAATTCAAGTGGAGAACTTCATCGCTAATGCATGTACATTTGATTGAAGGCGAGGCAGGTTGCCGCTATGCGGTGGACCATGCGTATGTCGCGGTAGTTGTCGACGCACTTCGGGCGAGCGCAACAGCCGCCATGCTGCTGCATGCGGGCGCAGAACGACTCCTGGTGGTACGAACCGTGGACGACGCCTTCGCAGCCAAGCGAGAAATGCCCGATGTGCTGCTGTTTGGAGAACGTGGCGGACTTCCACCCGATGGATTCGATTTTGGGAATAGTCCGCAGACTGTCAGTGCCGCCAAGGGCAGGCATGTCGTTTTCACAACCACCACGGGAGCGCAGCGTTTGGTGAGCTGTTGGGGAGCCCGGACGGTCTACATGGGCACCACCACAAACGCGTCAGCAGTGATACGCGCGGCGACGGCGCACGACACGGATATCGTTATCATTCCGGCCGGACTTCACGGCGACCCTGACTTCAACGCGCAAGAAGATTGGGTCGCAGGGGCGTATCTGGCGAAGATAACCGGGTTGCCCGTTGGGGAAGGCAAGGACTTGTGCGCCTATTGGGAACGCCGTATCGAGGACGAA includes the following:
- a CDS encoding 2-phosphosulfolactate phosphatase is translated as MHVHLIEGEAGCRYAVDHAYVAVVVDALRASATAAMLLHAGAERLLVVRTVDDAFAAKREMPDVLLFGERGGLPPDGFDFGNSPQTVSAAKGRHVVFTTTTGAQRLVSCWGARTVYMGTTTNASAVIRAATAHDTDIVIIPAGLHGDPDFNAQEDWVAGAYLAKITGLPVGEGKDLCAYWERRIEDEGLPLLFANAPHAEKLRAVNLESDISWCARVDVTGAIPTVIARTELGVIVHNAM